A genome region from Arachidicoccus soli includes the following:
- the atpH gene encoding ATP synthase F1 subunit delta, protein MQNPRLSAVYAKSLADLAIEKKSLDAVYNDMQFIKSVCTASSEFVQLLKSPIIFADKKQAILTDITKGKISDLTAAFNTLLIKKGREGYLPQIADAFIEQYNIINGINSVKVTTATPLSEKNKQSILAKLKTEVGFDKVELETSVDPELIGGFVLEFNNNLVDASVARDLRDIKKQFQQNLYVQNIK, encoded by the coding sequence ATGCAGAATCCACGTTTATCGGCAGTTTATGCAAAAAGCTTGGCAGATTTGGCAATAGAGAAAAAATCACTCGATGCCGTTTATAACGACATGCAGTTTATTAAATCTGTATGTACCGCAAGCAGTGAGTTCGTTCAATTATTGAAGAGTCCTATTATTTTTGCAGATAAAAAACAGGCTATTCTTACCGATATTACAAAAGGTAAAATAAGCGATTTGACAGCGGCCTTCAATACACTTTTGATTAAAAAAGGTAGAGAAGGGTATTTGCCTCAGATTGCAGATGCATTTATTGAACAATACAATATTATTAATGGTATTAATAGCGTTAAAGTAACGACAGCTACTCCATTATCAGAAAAGAATAAACAAAGTATTTTAGCTAAATTGAAAACCGAAGTAGGTTTTGATAAAGTAGAATTAGAAACATCCGTTGATCCAGAACTGATCGGTGGTTTTGTTTTAGAATTCAACAATAATTTAGTGGATGCAAGTGTTGCCCGCGATTTGCGCGATATCAAAAAGCAATTTCAGCAAAACTTGTATGTTCAAAATATAAAGTAA
- the atpF gene encoding F0F1 ATP synthase subunit B has protein sequence MGLLTPDFGLFFWTLLAFLLVLFILGKFAWKPILKMLDERESTIADSIATAEKARNEMAALKSENETLLQQAREERTKMLKEAKDASDKMIADAQSKAKSEYERIVADAQSAIAQQKNAALTEVKNKVGSLVIEVAEKVLRKQLADKTEQESFIADLVSDVKLN, from the coding sequence ATGGGACTTTTAACACCCGATTTTGGTCTTTTCTTCTGGACTTTATTAGCGTTTTTGTTGGTGCTTTTCATTTTAGGTAAGTTTGCCTGGAAGCCAATATTGAAAATGTTGGACGAACGCGAGAGCACTATTGCAGATAGCATCGCTACTGCTGAAAAAGCAAGAAATGAAATGGCTGCGCTAAAGAGTGAAAATGAAACACTTTTACAACAAGCACGTGAAGAAAGAACAAAGATGTTGAAAGAAGCTAAAGATGCTTCTGATAAAATGATTGCTGATGCTCAGTCAAAAGCGAAAAGTGAATATGAAAGAATTGTGGCAGATGCGCAATCGGCGATCGCTCAACAAAAAAATGCAGCATTAACAGAAGTTAAAAATAAAGTAGGTTCTTTAGTTATTGAAGTTGCCGAAAAAGTATTGCGTAAACAATTAGCAGATAAGACTGAACAAGAAAGCTTTATCGCTGATTTGGTAAGCGATGTAAAATTGAATTAG
- the atpE gene encoding ATP synthase F0 subunit C: MSLLNTVMLQADGMAKGLGAVGAGVAALGAGVGIGQIGKGAVEAIARQPEASGDIRANMILAAALVEGVAFLGVIAGILAIVL, from the coding sequence ATGTCTTTATTGAACACTGTAATGTTACAAGCCGACGGAATGGCTAAAGGTCTTGGTGCTGTTGGCGCAGGTGTTGCTGCACTTGGTGCTGGCGTAGGTATCGGCCAAATTGGTAAAGGTGCGGTTGAAGCTATTGCTCGTCAACCAGAAGCTTCTGGCGACATCCGTGCAAACATGATTCTTGCTGCTGCCCTTGTAGAAGGTGTTGCCTTCTTGGGTGTAATTGCAGGTATCTTGGCAATCGTACTTTAA